From one Balaenoptera acutorostrata chromosome 6, mBalAcu1.1, whole genome shotgun sequence genomic stretch:
- the RNF20 gene encoding E3 ubiquitin-protein ligase BRE1A isoform X2 has translation MLDQRQAIEDELREHIEKLERRQATDDASLLIVNRYWSQFDENIRIILKRYDLEQGLGDLLTERKALVVPEPEPDSDSNQERKDDRERGEGQEPAFSFLATLASSSSEEMESQLQERVESSRRAVSQIVTVYDKLQEKVELLSRKLNSGDNLIVEEAVQELNSFLAQEDVRLQELTDLLQEKHCTMSQEFAKLQSKVETAESRVSVLESMIDDLQWDIDKIRKREQRLNRHLVEVLERVNSKGYKVYGAGSSLYGGTITINARKFEEMNAELEENKELAQNRHCELEKLRQDFEEVTTQNEKLKVELRSAVEEVVKETPEYRCMQSQFSVLYNESLQLKAHLDEARTLLHGTRGTHQRQVELIERDEVSLHKKLRTEVIQLEDTLAQVRKEYEMLRIEFEQTLAANEQAGPINREMRHLISSLQNHNHQLKGEVLRYKRKLREAQSDLNKTRLRSGSALLQSQSSTEDPKDEPAELKQDPEDLSAQSTASKASQEEVNEIKSKRDEEERERERREKEREREREREKEKEREREKQKLKESEKERDSAKDKEKGKHDDGRKKEAEIIKQLKIELKKAQESQKEMKLLLDMYRSAPKEQRDKVQLMAAEKKSKGELEDLRQRLKDLEDKEKKENKKMADEDALRKIRAVEEQIEYLQKKLAMAKQEEEALLSEMDVTGQAFEDMQEQNIRLMQQLREKDDANFKLMSERIKSNQIHKLLKEEKEELADQVLTLKTQVDAQLQVVRKLEEKEHLLQSNIGTGEKELGLRTQALEMNKRKAMEAAQLADDLKAQLELAQKKLHDFQDEIVENSVTKEKDMFNFKRAQEDISRLRRKLETTKKPDNVPKCDEILMEEIKDYKARLTCPCCNMRKKDAVLTKCFHVFCFECVKTRYDTRQRKCPKCNAAFGANDFHRIYIG, from the exons ATGCTGGATCAACGGCAAGCCATTGAAGATGAACTCCGTGAGCACATCGAAAAACTGGAACGAAGACAGGCCACCGATGATGCCTCACTGTTGATCGTCAACCGGTACTGGAGTCAG TTTGATGAAAACATCCGTATCATCCTTAAACGTTATGATCTGGAGCAGGGTTTGGGAGACCTACTCACAGAAAGAAAAGCCCTTGTTGTGCCTGAGCCGGAACCAGACTCTGATAGCAATCAGGAACGGAAAGATGACCGAGAGAGAG gggAAGGGCAAGAGCCAGCTTTCTCTTTCCTTGCTACTTTGGCCAGCAGTTCCAGTGAAGAGATGGAATCTCAGCTGCAGGAGCGCGTGGAGTCCTCCCGCCGAGCTGTGTCCCAGATTGTGACCGTCTATGATAAACTGCAAGAAAAAGTGGAGCTCTTATCACGGAAGCTGAACAGTGGAG ATAATCTGATAGTGGAGGAAGCAGTGCAGGAGCTGAATTCCTTCCTTGCACAAGAGGACGTGAGGCTACAAGAATTGACAGACCTCCTTCAGGAGAAGCATTGCACCATGTCTCAGGAG TTCGCCAAGTTGCAGAGTAAAGTGGAGACAGCTGAGTCACGAGTATCTGTCCTGGAGTCCATGATTGATGACCTGCAGTGGGATATTGACAAAATTCGAAAGAGGGAACAGCGACTCAATCGACACTTGGTAGAAGTCCTAGAACGG GTGAATTCAAAAGGTTATAAAGTATACGGTGCAGGGAGCAGTCTCTATGGCGGCACAATCACTATCAATGCCCGGAAG tTTGAGGAAATGAACGCGGAGCTCGAGGAGAACAAAGAGTTGGCTCAGAACCGTCACTGTGAGCTGGAGAAACTTCGGCAAGACTTTGAGGAGGTCACtacacaaaatgaaaagctgAAG GTGGAATTGCGGAGTGCTGTGGAGGAAGTGGTCAAGGAGACTCCAGAATATCGCTGCATGCAGTCACAGTTCTCTGTCCTGTACAACGAGAGCCTGCAATTGAAAGCCCACTTGGATGAGGCTCGGACCCTGCTTCATGGCACCAGGGGGACCCACCAACGCCAAGTTGAGCTCATTGAG CGAGATGAGGTTAGTCTTCATAAGAAGCTGAGGACCGAAGTGATCCAGCTAGAAGATACACTGGCCCAGGTCCGCAAGGAGTATGAAATGCTGCGGATAGAATTTGAGCAGACCCTTGCTGCCAACGAACAAGCAG GCCCCATAAACCGGGAGATGCGCCACCTCATCAGTAGCCTCCAGAATCACAATCACCAGCTGAAAGGGGAGGTCCTAAGGTATAAGCGGAAACTGAGAGAAGCCCAGTCTGACCTGAACAAG ACACGGCTGCGCAGTGGGAGTGCCCTCCTGCAGTCTCAGTCCAGTACCGAGGACCCTAAGGACGAGCCTGCAGAGCTAAAACAAGATCCTGAGGACTTGTCTGCCCAGTCCACCGCATCGAAGGCATCTCAGGAGGAAGTCAACGAAATTAAGTCCAAACGTGATGAGGAAGAGCGAGAacgagaaaggagggagaaagagagggagcgAGAAAGAGAgcgggagaaggaaaaggagagagaacgagagaaacagaaactaaaagagtcagaaaaagagagagattctgctaaggataaagagaaagggaaacatgatgatggaaggaaaaaggaagcagaaatTATCAAACAACTGAAGATTGAACTCAA GAAGGCACAGGAGAGCCAAAAGGAGATGAAACTATTGCTAGATATGTACCGCTCTGCCCCAAAGGAACAGAGAGACAAGGTTCAGCTAATGGCAGCTGAGAAGAAGTCTAAGGGAGAG TTGGAAGATTTAAGGCAAAGACTCAAAGATCTGGaggataaggagaaaaaagagaacaagaaaatGGCTGATGAAGATGCCCTGAGGAAGATCCGGGCAGTAGAGGAGCAGATAGAATACCTGCAGAAGAAGCTGGCCATGGCCAAGCAG gaGGAAGAAGCTCTCCTCTCTGAGATGGACGTCACAGGCCAGGCCTTTGAAGACATGCAGGAGCAAAATATCCGTTTGATGCAGCAGTTGAGGGAGAAGGATGATGCAAATTTCAAGCTCATGTCAGAACGTATCAAGTCCAATCAGATCCATAAGCTgctgaaagaagagaaggaggagctgGCAGACCAGGTTTTGACTCTGAAGACTCAG gttGATGCCCAGTTACAGGTAGTGAGGAAACTGGAAGAGAAGGAGCATCTGTTACAAAGCAACATTGGCACAGGGGAGAAGGAGCTGGGTCTTAGGACCCAAGCCTTAGAGATGAATAAACGCAAG GCAATGGAGGCAGCCCAGCTTGCAGATGACCTCAAAGCACAGTTGGAGTTGGCTCAGAAGAAGCTACATGATTTTCAGGATGAGATTGTAGAGAACAGTGTCACCAAAGAAAAAGATATGTTCAATTTCAAACGGGCCCAG GAGGACATCTCTAGACTTCGAAGGAAGCTGGAGACCACAAAGAAACCAGACAATGTACCCAAATGTGATGAGATTCTGATGGAGGAGATTAAGGATTACAAG gcaCGCCTGACCTGTCCGTGTTGCAACATGCGTAAAAAGGATGCTGTACTTACCAAGTGTTTTCACGTTTTCTGCTTTGAGTGTGTGAAGACCCGCTATGACACCCGCCAGCGCAAATGTCCCAAGTGTAATGCTGCTTTTGGTGCCAATGATTTCCATCGCATCTACATTGGTTGA
- the RNF20 gene encoding E3 ubiquitin-protein ligase BRE1A isoform X1 — MSGIGNKRAAGEPGTSVPPEKKTAVEDSGTTVETIKLGSVSSTEELDIRTLQAKNRKLAEMLDQRQAIEDELREHIEKLERRQATDDASLLIVNRYWSQFDENIRIILKRYDLEQGLGDLLTERKALVVPEPEPDSDSNQERKDDRERGEGQEPAFSFLATLASSSSEEMESQLQERVESSRRAVSQIVTVYDKLQEKVELLSRKLNSGDNLIVEEAVQELNSFLAQEDVRLQELTDLLQEKHCTMSQEFAKLQSKVETAESRVSVLESMIDDLQWDIDKIRKREQRLNRHLVEVLERVNSKGYKVYGAGSSLYGGTITINARKFEEMNAELEENKELAQNRHCELEKLRQDFEEVTTQNEKLKVELRSAVEEVVKETPEYRCMQSQFSVLYNESLQLKAHLDEARTLLHGTRGTHQRQVELIERDEVSLHKKLRTEVIQLEDTLAQVRKEYEMLRIEFEQTLAANEQAGPINREMRHLISSLQNHNHQLKGEVLRYKRKLREAQSDLNKTRLRSGSALLQSQSSTEDPKDEPAELKQDPEDLSAQSTASKASQEEVNEIKSKRDEEERERERREKEREREREREKEKEREREKQKLKESEKERDSAKDKEKGKHDDGRKKEAEIIKQLKIELKKAQESQKEMKLLLDMYRSAPKEQRDKVQLMAAEKKSKGELEDLRQRLKDLEDKEKKENKKMADEDALRKIRAVEEQIEYLQKKLAMAKQEEEALLSEMDVTGQAFEDMQEQNIRLMQQLREKDDANFKLMSERIKSNQIHKLLKEEKEELADQVLTLKTQVDAQLQVVRKLEEKEHLLQSNIGTGEKELGLRTQALEMNKRKAMEAAQLADDLKAQLELAQKKLHDFQDEIVENSVTKEKDMFNFKRAQEDISRLRRKLETTKKPDNVPKCDEILMEEIKDYKARLTCPCCNMRKKDAVLTKCFHVFCFECVKTRYDTRQRKCPKCNAAFGANDFHRIYIG; from the exons ATGTCAGGAATTGGAAATAAAAGAGCAGCCGGAGAGCCTGGCACATCTGTGCCTCCGGAGAAGAAGACAGCTGTTGAAGATTCAGGGACCACGGTGGAAACAATTAAGCTCGGCAGCGTCTCTTCAACG gaggagTTAGACATTCGAACGCTGCAAGCCAAAAATCGCAAACTGGCAGAAATGCTGGATCAACGGCAAGCCATTGAAGATGAACTCCGTGAGCACATCGAAAAACTGGAACGAAGACAGGCCACCGATGATGCCTCACTGTTGATCGTCAACCGGTACTGGAGTCAG TTTGATGAAAACATCCGTATCATCCTTAAACGTTATGATCTGGAGCAGGGTTTGGGAGACCTACTCACAGAAAGAAAAGCCCTTGTTGTGCCTGAGCCGGAACCAGACTCTGATAGCAATCAGGAACGGAAAGATGACCGAGAGAGAG gggAAGGGCAAGAGCCAGCTTTCTCTTTCCTTGCTACTTTGGCCAGCAGTTCCAGTGAAGAGATGGAATCTCAGCTGCAGGAGCGCGTGGAGTCCTCCCGCCGAGCTGTGTCCCAGATTGTGACCGTCTATGATAAACTGCAAGAAAAAGTGGAGCTCTTATCACGGAAGCTGAACAGTGGAG ATAATCTGATAGTGGAGGAAGCAGTGCAGGAGCTGAATTCCTTCCTTGCACAAGAGGACGTGAGGCTACAAGAATTGACAGACCTCCTTCAGGAGAAGCATTGCACCATGTCTCAGGAG TTCGCCAAGTTGCAGAGTAAAGTGGAGACAGCTGAGTCACGAGTATCTGTCCTGGAGTCCATGATTGATGACCTGCAGTGGGATATTGACAAAATTCGAAAGAGGGAACAGCGACTCAATCGACACTTGGTAGAAGTCCTAGAACGG GTGAATTCAAAAGGTTATAAAGTATACGGTGCAGGGAGCAGTCTCTATGGCGGCACAATCACTATCAATGCCCGGAAG tTTGAGGAAATGAACGCGGAGCTCGAGGAGAACAAAGAGTTGGCTCAGAACCGTCACTGTGAGCTGGAGAAACTTCGGCAAGACTTTGAGGAGGTCACtacacaaaatgaaaagctgAAG GTGGAATTGCGGAGTGCTGTGGAGGAAGTGGTCAAGGAGACTCCAGAATATCGCTGCATGCAGTCACAGTTCTCTGTCCTGTACAACGAGAGCCTGCAATTGAAAGCCCACTTGGATGAGGCTCGGACCCTGCTTCATGGCACCAGGGGGACCCACCAACGCCAAGTTGAGCTCATTGAG CGAGATGAGGTTAGTCTTCATAAGAAGCTGAGGACCGAAGTGATCCAGCTAGAAGATACACTGGCCCAGGTCCGCAAGGAGTATGAAATGCTGCGGATAGAATTTGAGCAGACCCTTGCTGCCAACGAACAAGCAG GCCCCATAAACCGGGAGATGCGCCACCTCATCAGTAGCCTCCAGAATCACAATCACCAGCTGAAAGGGGAGGTCCTAAGGTATAAGCGGAAACTGAGAGAAGCCCAGTCTGACCTGAACAAG ACACGGCTGCGCAGTGGGAGTGCCCTCCTGCAGTCTCAGTCCAGTACCGAGGACCCTAAGGACGAGCCTGCAGAGCTAAAACAAGATCCTGAGGACTTGTCTGCCCAGTCCACCGCATCGAAGGCATCTCAGGAGGAAGTCAACGAAATTAAGTCCAAACGTGATGAGGAAGAGCGAGAacgagaaaggagggagaaagagagggagcgAGAAAGAGAgcgggagaaggaaaaggagagagaacgagagaaacagaaactaaaagagtcagaaaaagagagagattctgctaaggataaagagaaagggaaacatgatgatggaaggaaaaaggaagcagaaatTATCAAACAACTGAAGATTGAACTCAA GAAGGCACAGGAGAGCCAAAAGGAGATGAAACTATTGCTAGATATGTACCGCTCTGCCCCAAAGGAACAGAGAGACAAGGTTCAGCTAATGGCAGCTGAGAAGAAGTCTAAGGGAGAG TTGGAAGATTTAAGGCAAAGACTCAAAGATCTGGaggataaggagaaaaaagagaacaagaaaatGGCTGATGAAGATGCCCTGAGGAAGATCCGGGCAGTAGAGGAGCAGATAGAATACCTGCAGAAGAAGCTGGCCATGGCCAAGCAG gaGGAAGAAGCTCTCCTCTCTGAGATGGACGTCACAGGCCAGGCCTTTGAAGACATGCAGGAGCAAAATATCCGTTTGATGCAGCAGTTGAGGGAGAAGGATGATGCAAATTTCAAGCTCATGTCAGAACGTATCAAGTCCAATCAGATCCATAAGCTgctgaaagaagagaaggaggagctgGCAGACCAGGTTTTGACTCTGAAGACTCAG gttGATGCCCAGTTACAGGTAGTGAGGAAACTGGAAGAGAAGGAGCATCTGTTACAAAGCAACATTGGCACAGGGGAGAAGGAGCTGGGTCTTAGGACCCAAGCCTTAGAGATGAATAAACGCAAG GCAATGGAGGCAGCCCAGCTTGCAGATGACCTCAAAGCACAGTTGGAGTTGGCTCAGAAGAAGCTACATGATTTTCAGGATGAGATTGTAGAGAACAGTGTCACCAAAGAAAAAGATATGTTCAATTTCAAACGGGCCCAG GAGGACATCTCTAGACTTCGAAGGAAGCTGGAGACCACAAAGAAACCAGACAATGTACCCAAATGTGATGAGATTCTGATGGAGGAGATTAAGGATTACAAG gcaCGCCTGACCTGTCCGTGTTGCAACATGCGTAAAAAGGATGCTGTACTTACCAAGTGTTTTCACGTTTTCTGCTTTGAGTGTGTGAAGACCCGCTATGACACCCGCCAGCGCAAATGTCCCAAGTGTAATGCTGCTTTTGGTGCCAATGATTTCCATCGCATCTACATTGGTTGA